One candidate division WOR-3 bacterium genomic window, AATATAATATCATAAAGATAGCGCATTATAAATTACAAAATTTTTTTGTAAGGTTATGATACCTTTTTGGGTAGTGTATAATATTTGTGTAAATTTAGACTTGATAAAGGTATATTCTTCAATGATGGTCAATTTTAATAATAAGAAAAGACGAACACCCTAATGAAGAAAAAAAGATTTATACAAAACTCCTGACGCTGTCTCTCTTAATTTAATATTGACAATCTTGATTTAAATAGCATAATTAGTCTGTAGTGAAAATAGATTTAAACCTCTTGAATCTTTTAATATATTAGGTAGCAGGATGAAGATATTAGTTACCAGTGCGTTGCCGTATGCGAATGGCGAGATTCATTTAGGCCATCTGGCTGGTGCTTATTTGCCTGCTGATATCTATGTCCGCTATCAACGACTTAAGGGACAAGATATAATTTTTATTTGCGGTTCAGACGAACACGGTGTTCCGATTACAGTTGCTGCAGATAAAGAAAAAGTTAGTCCAAAGGTCATTGTTGATAGATATCACAATAGTATTAAAAAATCATTTGAGCAGTTTGGTTGTAGTTTTGACAATTATTCGCGCACCTCTTTGCCGTTACATCATAAAACCGCTCAAGATTTTTTTCTTAAGATATATCAAAAAGGTTATATTTACCCCAAGACGATTAGTCAATTTTTCTGTCATAATTGTAATATGTTTTTGGCAGACCGTTATGTTATTGGTATTTGTCCTAATTGTGGTAATGAAAAAGCCCGCGGCGACCAATGTGAGAGTTGTGGCCGATGGCTTGAACCTTATCAATTAAAAGAACCGAAATGTAAAACTTGTGGCACAACACCTGAAGCCAAAGAAACAACCCATTATTTCTTTAGACTTAGTCAATTCCAGAAAACTTTAGAAGATTGGATTCGTGCTAAAAAACACTGGAAAGATAATGTTAAAAGATTCTGTGAAGGATGGTTTGCTCAAGGATTAGAAGACCGGGCAATAACCCGAGATTTAACTTGGGGAGTAAAAGTTCCATTAAAAGAAGCCGAAAATAAAGTTTTATACGTTTGGTTTGATGCACCCATTGGCTATATCTCTTCAACTAAAGAATGGGCAGAGAAAAAAGGCAAACCAGATTTATGGCAAGATTACTGGCTCGACCCGAATACCAAACTAATCCATTTTATTGGTAAGGACAATATTGTATTTCACGCAATCGTCTGGCCCGCAATGCTTTTAGCCCATGGTGATTATATTCTGCCGGCAGAAATTCCGGCAAATGAATTCTTAAATTTGGAAGGCAGAAAATTATCAACCTCAGAAAATTGGGCGGTCTGGTTACCAGATTACTTAAAAGAATTTGAACCTGACCCCTTGCGCTATGCTTTAGCAGTAAATTTACCGGAAAATCGTGATGTTGATTTTGCTTGGCGTGATTTCTTGT contains:
- the metG gene encoding methionine--tRNA ligase; translated protein: MKILVTSALPYANGEIHLGHLAGAYLPADIYVRYQRLKGQDIIFICGSDEHGVPITVAADKEKVSPKVIVDRYHNSIKKSFEQFGCSFDNYSRTSLPLHHKTAQDFFLKIYQKGYIYPKTISQFFCHNCNMFLADRYVIGICPNCGNEKARGDQCESCGRWLEPYQLKEPKCKTCGTTPEAKETTHYFFRLSQFQKTLEDWIRAKKHWKDNVKRFCEGWFAQGLEDRAITRDLTWGVKVPLKEAENKVLYVWFDAPIGYISSTKEWAEKKGKPDLWQDYWLDPNTKLIHFIGKDNIVFHAIVWPAMLLAHGDYILPAEIPANEFLNLEGRKLSTSENWAVWLPDYLKEFEPDPLRYALAVNLPENRDVDFAWRDFLSRNNNELADILGNFVNRVATFINKNYSGKIPKANKLGESENEILAKIKETTEKVGALIETFQIKDAIRELMTLPSLGNRYFDYQAPWLSYKQNQPQCDTTINICARLIASLSILLEPFLPFTAEKIKKLIQTQSKDWNSAINPQFNNTLGAISILFPKIEEKIIVAQIEKLGKKMDQDVSSKETQVKFKEIPMEITIDDFKKIELKVAKIINAERVAGTERLIRMDIDLGTEKRQIVAGIGSAYNPENLIGRNIVVVANLQKAKIRGVESHGMLLAAVDGNDISLVVLDKEIRPGSPVS